From one Mycosarcoma maydis chromosome 17, whole genome shotgun sequence genomic stretch:
- a CDS encoding putative argininosuccinate synthase — protein MPGQTGKVLLAYSGGLDTSTILAWLIDEGYDVIAFMADVGQEEDFEAARSKALKCGAKDFILADLRREFIEELIFPAVQANAIYEDVYLLGTSLARPVIARGMIEAAEKTGCQFVSHGCTGKGNDQVRFELAFYGLKPDIKVIAPWRIPEFFNRFAGRSALLEYAESKGIPVTQTKAKPWSTDENLFHISYEAGILEDPNTTPPADMWKLTKSPESAPDTPERIVIEFKQGLPSKVKVLSTGKEHTDPVDVFLTLNALARANGIGRIDIVENRFIGVKSRGCYESPGATILRAAHLDLEGLTLDREVRRIRDQVITQKFSEQLYYGFFFSPECEFVRSCIPQSQKTVNGQVKVALYKGNVIIEGRSSEELLYDEKFTSMDEQGGFDSAATSGFITVQAIRLRRYGLGLSEKGQGGSDRETAYAIRK, from the exons ATGCCAGGACAGACCGGAAAGGTGCTGTTGGCCTACTCTGGTGGACTCG ACACGTCCACCATCCTTGCATGGCTTATCGATGAGGGCTACGATGTCATCGCCTTCATGGCCGATGTTGGTCAGGAGGAGGACTTCGAGGCTGCTCGCTCCAAGGCGCTCAAATGCGGTGCCAAGGACTTCATCCTTGCCGATCTCAGGCGCGAATTTATCGAGGAGCTCATCTTCCCTGCCGTCCAGGCCAACGCCATCTACGAGGATGTCTACCTGCTCGgcacctcgctcgctcgtcctgTCATTGCCCGCGGCAtgatcgaggctgctgaAAAGACCGGCTGCCAGTTCGTCTCGCACGGCTGCACCGGTAAGGGCAACGACCAGGTccgattcgagcttgccTTCTACGGTCTCAAGCCCGACATCAAGGTGATTGCTCCATGGCGTATCCCCGAGTTCTTCAACCGCTTTGCCGGCCGatctgctttgctcgagTACGCCGAGTCCAAGGGTATCCCTGTTACCCAGACCAAGGCCAAGCCCTGGTCGACCGACGAGAACCTCTTCCACATCTCGTACGAGGCTGGTATTCTCGAAGACCCTAACACCACGCCTCCTGCTGACATGTGGAAGCTCACCAAGAGCCCCGAGTCGGCTCCCGACACTCCCGAGCGTATCGTGATCGAGTTCAAGCAGGGTCTTCCCtccaaggtcaaggtgCTCTCCACGGGTAAGGAGCACACTGACCCCGTCGACGTCTTCCTCACGCTTAACGCTCTTGCCCGTGCCAACGGTATCGGCCGTatcgacattgtcgaaAACCGTTTCATCGGTGTCAAGTCGCGTGGCTGCTACGAGTCGCCCGGTGCCACCATCCTGCGCGCCGCTCACTTGGACCTGGAGGGTCTCACGCTCGACCGCGAGGTTCGTCGTATCCGTGACCAGGTGATCACTCAGAAGTTCTCGGAACAGCTCTACTACggtttcttcttctcgcccGAATGCGAGTTTGTCCGTTCGTGCATTCCCCAATCGCAAAAGACGGTCAACGGTCAGGTCAAGGTGGCGCTGTACAAGGGTAACGTCATTATCGAGGGCCGAAGCTCCGAGGAATTGCTGTACGACGAGAAGTTCACCTCAATGGACGAGCAGGGTGGTTTCGATTCGGCGGCCACCAGCGGTTTCATCACCGTTCAGGCTATCCGTCTGCGCCGATATGGTCTCGGTCTCAGCGAGAAGGGTCAGGGTGGCTCGGATCGCGAGACCGCCTACGCTATCCGCAAGTGA